Proteins co-encoded in one Syntrophorhabdaceae bacterium genomic window:
- the fsa gene encoding fructose-6-phosphate aldolase: MKFFIDTANIEEIKKGIDMGLVDGVTTNPTLLSKEKKDPNIIIKEIMSIVSGPVSLEVISKDTQGMCREARELASLGENAVIKIPMTEDGIKAVRILTQENIKTNVTLIFQPLQALIAAKAGATYVSPFIGRLDDISSRGMGIVEDITKIFYNYGFETEIIVASIRNPLHVLDAAIIGADIATIPFSVLRQLISHPLTDIGLEKFLKDWSSIQK, translated from the coding sequence ATGAAATTTTTTATCGACACGGCAAACATAGAAGAGATAAAAAAAGGGATTGACATGGGCCTTGTAGATGGAGTGACAACAAACCCTACTCTCCTTTCCAAAGAGAAAAAAGACCCTAATATCATCATAAAGGAGATAATGTCTATTGTCTCAGGGCCTGTGAGCCTTGAAGTTATATCAAAGGATACTCAGGGCATGTGCAGGGAGGCAAGGGAGTTGGCATCGCTGGGTGAGAATGCCGTTATAAAGATCCCAATGACAGAAGACGGAATTAAGGCTGTAAGGATTTTAACTCAGGAGAATATAAAGACTAATGTGACTCTGATCTTTCAGCCCCTCCAGGCACTCATCGCTGCCAAGGCAGGTGCCACATATGTAAGTCCTTTTATAGGGAGGCTGGATGATATTTCATCAAGGGGTATGGGAATTGTGGAAGATATTACAAAGATCTTTTATAATTATGGTTTTGAGACAGAAATAATCGTGGCAAGCATAAGAAATCCCCTTCATGTATTAGATGCTGCCATCATTGGTGCTGATATTGCAACAATACCATTTAGCGTTCTAAGACAGTTGATCAGCCATCCATTGACAGATATAGGTCTTGAGAAATTTTTAAAGGATTGGAGTTCTATACAAAAATAA
- the recR gene encoding recombination mediator RecR, which produces MYYPEPIENLIVNLMRLPGIGRKTATRLAFFLLNSDKSYVNDLSESLRDIKEKIRLCSICYNLTERDPCQICTDERRDRDALCVVEEPSHMMVIESSYPNRYRFHILHGVINPLDGIGPDDIHINELKERIKKEDIKEIIVATNPNIEGNTTAHYISEILKDSHVRVTRIAFGIPVGGDIVYTDSQTIKSSIENRKDLRPL; this is translated from the coding sequence ATGTATTATCCTGAGCCCATAGAAAATCTTATTGTAAACTTGATGCGGTTGCCCGGGATAGGCAGAAAGACCGCAACGAGGCTGGCATTCTTTCTCCTTAATTCAGATAAATCTTATGTTAATGACCTTTCTGAAAGCCTGAGGGACATAAAAGAAAAGATAAGGCTCTGCAGTATTTGCTATAACCTAACAGAAAGAGACCCCTGCCAGATATGCACCGATGAGAGGAGGGATAGAGATGCCCTTTGTGTTGTGGAGGAACCTTCCCATATGATGGTTATAGAATCCTCTTATCCTAATAGATACAGATTCCATATCCTCCATGGTGTAATAAACCCCTTAGATGGTATAGGTCCAGATGACATACACATAAATGAACTGAAAGAAAGGATAAAAAAGGAAGACATTAAAGAGATAATAGTGGCAACAAATCCCAATATAGAAGGAAATACTACCGCCCATTATATAAGTGAGATACTTAAGGATTCTCATGTTAGGGTTACCAGGATTGCCTTTGGTATACCTGTGGGCGGAGATATAGTCTACACAGATTCACAGACGATAAAAAGCTCTATAGAAAATAGAAAAGATTTAAGACCTTTATAA
- a CDS encoding YbaB/EbfC family nucleoid-associated protein, translating into MSKNFTQLLGQAKKIQEKLQKMQEEVGNRTVEAQSGGGMVTCVVNGRQEVMAVKISDEIWQEKDKELLEDLIIAAINEGLNKSKEMLQDEMAKITGIAGMQFPFGS; encoded by the coding sequence ATGTCAAAGAATTTTACCCAGTTATTGGGACAGGCCAAGAAGATTCAGGAAAAATTACAGAAGATGCAGGAAGAGGTAGGTAACAGGACCGTAGAGGCTCAAAGCGGAGGCGGAATGGTAACATGCGTTGTTAATGGAAGACAGGAGGTCATGGCTGTGAAGATATCAGACGAGATATGGCAGGAGAAGGACAAAGAACTCCTGGAAGACCTGATAATAGCCGCTATCAATGAAGGCTTAAACAAATCAAAGGAGATGCTTCAGGATGAGATGGCAAAAATAACAGGTATTGCAGGGATGCAATTCCCCTTTGGTAGCTGA